One Thiocapsa sp. genomic window, CTCTCTCAATGCGTCGAACGGCGCAAGCCGCTGCACGACAGCGCGATAACGAGCATAGGCGGGAACTTGCTGAGTTGCAAACTGCAGCATCCGCCCGAGTCGCTCGGACTGATACGCCAGCAAATCCGATTGCGTCGCACGATCAACCCATGAGTTGCGGCGGAAGGTTTCACGGTACTGACGTCCAGCCACCCAATTGAAAGGCAACCCTCCAATCACCTGCTTGAACGAAAAGGGAAGCGTTTCATAGAGCCTGCGTTTCAGTGAAAAACTCACGACTGCCTCTTTGTTAAGTCCGGCCTGCAGGGTGGACAAGCGAGAGCGAAGTCCAACCGTGAAGCTGCGCACCATCGGCCTCACATGTCCTACCAACTGCCGAGGTGCCGCAAGCGGATAGAACCGGCGCTAGCCGTGAGGTATATTGAGATATCGTTTCTCATGAAGCTTCGCCGATATATGAATCGCATGAGCAAGAATGAGGGAGCAATAAATCAAACCCGGAACACCGTCCCTGAACCCGCCACGCAGAAGATAAACGTATAGAAAGCGAAATAAGGGCCGCCCCGGCACTTTCGCCCCGAGGATTTTAAGTGCGCGTCGCCGCGTCACCGGATCGCGATCCAACAAATCAGCGAAACGGAGGGACGTGCTGCGAAGCGCGAGCATGTTGGACGTCTCTTCCGTCGAATACCGATTATGCCGGCTAATCCAGTGCGCCACGCCTTGGCTGAAGCCCTCGTGCCGCCAACCTGCACTCAAATAATGCAAGGGCCCATCGGTTACCTCCTGCTGACCATGCCCGGCCTTCCGATAACGTACCTCCCCTCGTCGCAACAAACGTAACTGATACGACGGATAAAGCGTCGAGTAACGAAGCCAACGTCCTAGAAAGTAGTTCCGACCGGCGATGAACCCCCCGACCGCCTCGCCGGGTAAATCTACGAATGTCGAAATTTCATTAAGGAGCTCCGTCGTGCAGAACTCGTCGGCATCGACAAACAGCACCCAAGGATGACGCGGCTCGCAATGATCCAATGCCCAATTCCGCTGATCGCCGAAATCTTGGAATGGGTGAGTATAAATCCGGACATCAGGCCGGGCATTTAACGCCAAAGCCAAGGTGTCGTCGGAGCTTCCGGAATCGACGATGATCAGATCGTCGACCCTCCGCATCGCTTTCAGGCAGGCGTGAATATTGACTGCTTCATTAAGCGTGAGTATCACGGCGGATACTGGTATGGGCTCTCCGTCATCCATCACAGATACTCGCTCTTACACTCGCGAGGCACCGCAAGCGTATTCCAAGCGGGACTCGTCAGCGGGCCCTTCCGTGGGTCGGCAACATCGAACATTAGGTAATCGGCTTCTCGCAGGATGTCACCAACCGTGCCGATGTTCTCCCCTGCAACTTCCACAATCAACGCTGGCCGGTGCTGCTTCAACAGCGCCAAAGAAGCACCTAAGGTTGCGCCCTCGGCCCCCTCGACATCGATTTTCACCAAGTCCGGCGGCACCAGTTCTTCCGAGAGCCAGTCCATGGTCGCGACCATGACCAGCCGAGACGCCCTCGAGCCGCCAGTCCTCGGATTACCTTGGGCAGTCGCCAGGTGATTCAGGGTGCGGTCTGTGGCTGCGATCAGGAATGTCGCAACGGCGTGCTTGTCCGACACTGCAACCGGCAGCACACGCACGGGAGCACCCCGATGGGAGCCTGTCGCGATCGAACGCTCCATCAGATTCACGAGATAAGGATCC contains:
- a CDS encoding FkbM family methyltransferase; this encodes MIRAVLRRLGRNKTIWKRLPPDLGGGRVCCSPEALLSVWKPGWQSKQALVLFDWARRYVRPGMHVWDVGAHQGLFAFAAAAVCGSKGEVVAFEPDPYLVNLMERSIATGSHRGAPVRVLPVAVSDKHAVATFLIAATDRTLNHLATAQGNPRTGGSRASRLVMVATMDWLSEELVPPDLVKIDVEGAEGATLGASLALLKQHRPALIVEVAGENIGTVGDILREADYLMFDVADPRKGPLTSPAWNTLAVPRECKSEYL
- a CDS encoding glycosyltransferase family 2 protein codes for the protein MDDGEPIPVSAVILTLNEAVNIHACLKAMRRVDDLIIVDSGSSDDTLALALNARPDVRIYTHPFQDFGDQRNWALDHCEPRHPWVLFVDADEFCTTELLNEISTFVDLPGEAVGGFIAGRNYFLGRWLRYSTLYPSYQLRLLRRGEVRYRKAGHGQQEVTDGPLHYLSAGWRHEGFSQGVAHWISRHNRYSTEETSNMLALRSTSLRFADLLDRDPVTRRRALKILGAKVPGRPLFRFLYVYLLRGGFRDGVPGLIYCSLILAHAIHISAKLHEKRYLNIPHG